In one window of Deinococcus terrestris DNA:
- the moaD gene encoding molybdopterin converting factor subunit 1, with protein MRVHVVFLARLKREAGLETASLEVPDGTTVRDLAALVEQSHSLSLRGCMVAVNETYARPEQVLAAGDEVAFLPPVAGGAAPELETRCEVRDTPLLLSEAEPFLIRPQYGAQAYFVGTVRSPNQGKVVDFIDYEAYAPMAIRVMEAAAGRAREQHGELRVLIQHRIGRLRPGETSILIGVASAHRRAALEACDFLIEYLKAHLPVWKHEADQDGTHWVDGQSEHPTL; from the coding sequence ATGCGGGTTCATGTGGTCTTCCTGGCGCGGCTCAAGCGGGAGGCGGGACTGGAGACGGCCAGCCTGGAGGTTCCCGATGGCACGACCGTGCGCGACCTCGCAGCCCTGGTCGAACAGAGCCACAGCTTGAGCCTGCGCGGCTGCATGGTGGCGGTCAATGAAACATATGCCCGGCCTGAGCAAGTCTTGGCGGCTGGAGACGAGGTGGCCTTCCTGCCTCCTGTGGCTGGGGGTGCAGCACCTGAATTGGAAACGCGTTGCGAGGTTCGGGACACGCCCCTGCTGCTATCGGAGGCTGAGCCTTTCCTTATCCGGCCTCAGTACGGAGCGCAGGCCTACTTTGTCGGGACAGTGCGTTCACCCAACCAGGGCAAGGTCGTAGATTTCATCGACTACGAGGCCTATGCGCCGATGGCGATCCGGGTTATGGAGGCGGCGGCGGGCCGGGCACGCGAGCAGCATGGAGAGTTGCGCGTCCTGATTCAGCACCGAATTGGACGCCTGCGGCCTGGGGAAACGAGCATCCTGATCGGGGTTGCCAGCGCCCATCGCCGGGCGGCCCTGGAAGCCTGCGACTTCCTGATTGAGTATCTGAAGGCTCACCTGCCCGTCTGGAAGCACGAGGCGGATCAGGACGGCACTCACTGGGTTGACGGACAGAGCGAGCATCCCACCCTGTAG
- a CDS encoding PrsW family intramembrane metalloprotease: protein MPLFWPLLVSLVLSAGWLWFFVRRDRHPEPAWLLARTFGWGMVAWGVSAAFGGTFEHLPAKLGLLTPFLVLLLTAIVEEGSKFLAAITATTEHEFDEPMDGLVYAVTAALGFAFVENVTYSLGFGASALAWHAPLTTLVHALFSAPQGYALGGRHLRGGRWWRSRGLLLSITLHFVFNGLLTGAAGWTQFLALAAVLCLMALLAGRYYRHFEAHARDNPQSP from the coding sequence GTGGTTTTTCGTACGGCGCGACCGCCATCCGGAGCCCGCCTGGCTGCTGGCCCGGACCTTCGGATGGGGCATGGTGGCCTGGGGCGTCTCGGCGGCGTTCGGCGGAACCTTCGAGCACCTCCCCGCCAAGTTGGGCCTGCTGACTCCATTCCTGGTACTCCTCCTGACCGCCATCGTCGAGGAAGGCAGCAAGTTTCTGGCCGCCATCACGGCGACCACCGAGCACGAGTTCGACGAGCCGATGGACGGCCTGGTCTATGCCGTGACCGCTGCGCTGGGCTTCGCCTTCGTGGAAAACGTGACCTACTCCCTGGGCTTCGGGGCCTCGGCCCTTGCCTGGCACGCGCCGCTCACCACGCTCGTTCACGCCCTCTTCAGTGCGCCCCAGGGCTACGCATTGGGCGGACGCCACCTGCGGGGCGGTCGCTGGTGGCGTTCTCGGGGCCTGCTCCTCAGCATCACGCTGCATTTCGTGTTCAACGGCCTGCTGACAGGAGCGGCGGGCTGGACTCAGTTCCTGGCCCTGGCTGCCGTACTGTGCCTAATGGCGCTTCTCGCGGGCCGCTATTACCGGCATTTCGAGGCCCATGCCCGCGACAATCCCCAGTCTCCCTGA